Within Primulina tabacum isolate GXHZ01 chromosome 5, ASM2559414v2, whole genome shotgun sequence, the genomic segment CTATAATAATGACCCCATAAACGCTGTTATTTCTCTCTGGAGACCCGTGAAAATACATGGAAGGCAACTAATTCTATAGGTGCAGTTCTATTTCCTCTAGgttttattttagtttattcTTCACTCGAAAATCAGAAAATACTGGCCTAATAATTAGACTCATGTTCATGTTATATTTAGGAGTCAACGGTGTTCTTGGCAATGATAGGTTCAGTGATGCTCTCTACGTCATTGACATCGGACAAAATGACCTTGCCGATTCATTCACTAAGGGCTTATCCTATGTGCAAGTTATCAACCAGATTCCATCTGTATTGGCAGAAATCGAGGACGGTGTTAAGGTCAGTTCATCATTTGTCTTTCTACCGGTGAAGAAGAATCGTGATCCATGGCAAATATCTCACAGTTTTTCTATATATTTGAACTTGACCTATTTAGATTTCTGATTTTGATTATTAGCAAACATGTGCAGCAAGTAATAtgcaaaatttcatattttttttataagaatgTTGGAATCCGTTAACATGTTCAAAAAATGGATATTCCAGACTGTGGATCTCTTGTGACTTTTAGTCCTTGTCATCCTTGACAAATGTAGGAAATATACGATCAAGGAGGCAGAAAATTTTGGGTTCATAACACAGGGCCATTAGGTTGTCTACCACAAAAACTTGCTCAAGTTCAAAATGATTCACTCGATTCATTTGGATGCATTTCAAGTTATAATGAAGTAGCACAACTGTTCAATGAAGGATTACGCAAGTTATGTCAAGAATTAAGATCTGACATGAAGGATGTGTCCGTTGTGTATGTGGATGTATATTCTATCAAGCTTGATATCATTGCCAACTCCAGCACATATGGTAAGAAATAAAGTTTCGTCCTTTTCGTTCCACCTCATAATGAGGCGATATAagttttttcatttttgttgGTCATGATTAAGAGCATTTGTCTTCACCTCATTCGTCAAATAATGGATACTCTTGGCTTAACCCTTAAATTAAGGGAATTTTTTTTACCTGAACCGAGTGCAGTTGTCCTTGCACGCCCCTCTTCCTATcctctgtttttttttaaatatctacCTATGCTATGTTTGGTTCACCCAAAGGCATGATAATCCCCATTGATTATACCTTAGAATAGGGTATATATGCACGTCACTTCTGGCCAATCTGTCTTCCAATAAATGTATAGTAAAACTTCGAAGCCACACCTGCTATCATATTACTCCTATTATTTCTACTAGACACCAAAAAGTTATCTTGAGAGAAATGTATTTGGAACATACTTTCTAGTTTCATCACCATTCAAGGTTACTAACTCTAGCCCATTATGCCGATTCGTTCTTTGATTTAATAGGTTTCTCAAGTCCATTGATGGCATGTTGCGGGTCTGGAGGACCACCCTACAACTATGACAAAAGGGTTTCATGTGGATTTCCAGGGTATCAGGTCTGCGATCAACAATCCCAATTTGTGAGCTGGGATGGAGTCCACTACACCGAAGCAGCTAACGCCCTTATAGCCTCAAAGATACTTTCCGCCGATTATTCAATGCCAAACGTGAATGTTGAGTTCTTTTGTCGATAATTATAATACCGAGTAAGAGTTTTAGCTTGATGTTTTCGGTACATGAACAACATTTCGTGTCGTTAGCCATTCATCCATCTGCGCGCCTACTTTAGCCAGAATTTGTTGGAGCATAATTGCTTGATGAGAGGTATTTAATTTCCAACTTAAATGAGTCTATAGTATGTTTATAGGATTGAGACTCTTCTCTTGTTTCTATATAAAGTCGTCTTATTCACTTGCCATATTACAAACTATTCAATGAACAATTTAATTAGATCAGAGGAATTCTCACGATGTTAAAAACGTTCAAATATGTCGGCACTACAAAGGGTCGTGCGAACACTTGAGATGAAAAAAATTGTGTGGTGTAGTTATGTAGTTTAGATGGGAAATCTTTCGCCCCATCATATCAAACAAACGGTGTCGTCATGATCCCATAATTATTTCTGGAGGAATAATAAaaatggcaaaaacttatgtgagacggtctcatgagtcgtatttcgtgagacagatattttatttgggtcatccatgaaaaagtattacttatatgccaaaagtattactttttattgtgaatatcggtagggttgacccgtcttacagataaaaattcgtgagaccgtctcagaagagacctactcaataaaaattacataataaattaatatcatACCAATTATAGGATAATCCCTTGTCATACGAAGGGTAATTTCTCGATTATAGTAATAATGGCATAGAATAGACTAACATCTGACATTACAAATAGAAGTCCAAATTTTGAACTTCACAACTTCAGGTTGAGATTTAATCCTCTCCATCCAGCTAGCTTTCTTATCTTTCGATTTGGTTTCTTCGGAACAGCATCATTAACTTATGTTTCCTCGAATCGCCCCCTCCGAACGGAGACGAGTAAGCGGAGGTTTGAGTGATCTTCGCTTTCTTGGATACCCGATGAGCCTTGTTACAAATGCCCGAACTATTTGTATCATAAGCCCGAGCCAAATTTATCCTTCTTGGAATCGCAAAAAAAATGTCTCCATATTTTCTGTCTTCCTTGATCTCGTTGTACAGTACCATCTCTTTAACGGAATTTGTTATTGAATGAATTGATTTATTACCACCAAATATTGAAATGTAAAAATCAATCGAAACATTTTTAAAGTGACATCTCATTAACCGCATTTGTTACTGAATACATTGACTTGCTAccataaaaattgaaaatatgatgATAATCGAAACATTTTTTAACCGTTATTTCTATGCGATGTCACTGGATCATGAATTAAATTTCGACGAATAGTTCTTTTGTGAAACAATCTCACATATCTATATCCGTAAGACGGATCGACCTCTTTCATATTTGTattgaaaagtaatattttaacataaaaaataatatttttcataagttGATAATCTGTCTCACCAAATTAACTTTtgacacaattttttttaaaatttttgtcaaTTTTCAGCTGTTCCTGAGAATTAAATGGTTGTGTATCACCTATAAATGCAATCCCTCATAGCACTCTCTTGTTTTCTAACGACTAGTGTCCTTCTGCACGCTTTCTGtcaaaaaaatattagaaattaaatttgttacttttttttattttagtactttttttaaaaaaaaataacgtAAAATTAATTTGTCATGAAAGGTTAGAGGGATGCAACCTACCTCCACCACCATAGTCTATACCAATGGCGACAGGGAAAAATGAACTGGAATTGCTATACTTGCACTGTTTCTTGCTTTTCAGTTAG encodes:
- the LOC142546972 gene encoding GDSL esterase/lipase At1g09390-like, translated to MSCLHNYCCIAVFFFLLLPHSLLSHCTRPPVIFNFGDSNSDTGGLVAGLGFAVNLPNGRAFFGKSTGRLSDGRLIIDFLCQNLSTNLLSPYLDSLGSNFSNGANFAIVGSSTLPKNVPFALNIQVKQFTHFKARSAELFNAGVNGVLGNDRFSDALYVIDIGQNDLADSFTKGLSYVQVINQIPSVLAEIEDGVKEIYDQGGRKFWVHNTGPLGCLPQKLAQVQNDSLDSFGCISSYNEVAQLFNEGLRKLCQELRSDMKDVSVVYVDVYSIKLDIIANSSTYGFSSPLMACCGSGGPPYNYDKRVSCGFPGYQVCDQQSQFVSWDGVHYTEAANALIASKILSADYSMPNVNVEFFCR